A genomic segment from Cyanobium sp. NIES-981 encodes:
- a CDS encoding fibronectin type III domain-containing protein has protein sequence MTPNTSTKNLPIAKQDSLQAGQSASLSSQGKDTNQLRNAPSEGKDVKCQSIKVPTPLGGLETSCLPLWANLSILGLLVLTLPLACWLSLSRKREQNSDASRQPKWVLIILSLTTLLIAAWAGQQVITLFSTKAKSPSETPNFSSTSPAIKDNVPIPNSTPTPPSALFSRPSEKEARIDLSWRDAKPDEDGYRIQRQSLEKAGDDYEEIAVLPASQNSFSDRSIVPGLGYTYRITSFNSFGSSFSPVARARGNRLIGPSQAIARVDPEKVRALLNEIDYYDRKELSANMPERQEVRFLFLVIEIALTMSLTSLALLLVVSTFPENYLSFFVLKWKLQCRAYIILLLGLGAVTAQVASHYQASLMITESRRAGATAEVKSELSILRSKATDVSSKTDLAMIRESFYNLLRKNGNTGF, from the coding sequence ATGACACCTAATACATCTACCAAGAATCTGCCAATAGCCAAGCAAGACAGCTTGCAAGCTGGGCAAAGTGCTTCACTCTCCAGCCAAGGCAAGGACACCAATCAGCTGAGGAATGCGCCAAGCGAGGGAAAGGATGTAAAGTGCCAGAGCATTAAGGTGCCAACCCCTTTAGGCGGGCTCGAAACCTCGTGCCTGCCTCTATGGGCGAATCTCTCAATACTTGGGCTCCTTGTTCTTACTCTTCCATTAGCATGCTGGCTATCGTTATCAAGAAAAAGGGAACAAAATAGTGATGCGTCTCGCCAACCAAAGTGGGTGCTTATAATCCTGTCTCTAACCACTTTGCTTATCGCAGCATGGGCGGGTCAACAGGTAATAACTCTTTTTTCTACCAAGGCTAAATCACCCTCGGAGACACCCAACTTTAGCAGCACCAGCCCTGCGATTAAAGACAATGTCCCCATCCCGAATTCGACACCAACACCGCCAAGCGCTCTGTTCTCTCGCCCATCGGAGAAAGAGGCAAGAATAGATCTTTCTTGGCGAGATGCAAAGCCTGATGAAGATGGCTACAGAATACAAAGACAGTCATTAGAGAAAGCTGGTGATGATTACGAGGAAATTGCTGTGCTACCGGCAAGCCAAAATAGTTTTAGTGACAGGAGCATTGTCCCAGGTCTAGGGTACACATATCGAATAACAAGCTTTAACTCGTTTGGCAGTTCATTCTCGCCCGTTGCTCGGGCTAGAGGCAATCGCCTGATAGGTCCATCACAGGCCATTGCGCGAGTTGATCCAGAGAAAGTTAGAGCTCTATTAAACGAGATAGACTACTATGACAGGAAAGAGCTGTCAGCAAATATGCCTGAGAGACAGGAAGTGAGATTTCTATTCCTAGTAATTGAGATTGCCCTGACCATGAGCCTAACGAGCTTAGCCTTGCTTTTAGTAGTTTCAACTTTCCCTGAGAATTACCTCAGCTTCTTTGTTCTTAAATGGAAATTACAGTGTAGAGCTTATATTATACTCCTTCTCGGACTAGGTGCTGTCACCGCTCAAGTGGCAAGCCATTATCAAGCAAGTCTGATGATTACAGAGTCACGGAGAGCGGGTGCCACTGCAGAAGTCAAGTCCGAACTATCCATTTTACGGTCCAAGGCTACCGATGTATCATCCAAAACAGATTTGGCGATGATCAGAGAGAGTTTCTACAACTTGTTAAGAAAGAACGGCAATACGGGATTTTGA
- a CDS encoding IS481 family transposase has translation MHSHPNARLTPISRERLIRRHLNEGVPLKALAAQAGISLRSAYKWLARFRDGGVTALADRRSVRRTQRRTLDPQQLQQAVDLRHQRCTLRRIARAVKAPLSTVGRVMNALGLGRLRNLEPKVPVRRYQWERPGDMIHVDTKQLARFERVGHRITGDRRQGSSRGAGYEKVHVAIDDATRLAYVEVLADEQRATTVGFLARAVGWFSEQGITCRRILSDNGSAYRSGDWRKACRALDLKPIRTKPYTPQTNGKAERFIKTILAEWAYVIAYQTSEERNRWLRRYLAIYNGNRCHMALGGLTPQQSLQRLLIAE, from the coding sequence ATGCATAGCCACCCCAATGCCCGACTGACGCCGATCAGTCGGGAACGCCTGATTCGTCGGCACCTCAATGAGGGCGTGCCGCTCAAGGCCCTTGCGGCACAAGCCGGGATCAGCCTGCGCAGCGCCTACAAGTGGCTGGCGCGTTTCCGTGATGGCGGCGTAACGGCACTGGCGGATCGACGGAGTGTTCGCCGCACCCAGCGGCGGACGCTCGATCCGCAGCAACTGCAGCAGGCTGTGGATCTACGGCACCAGCGCTGCACTCTCCGGCGCATCGCCAGGGCCGTCAAGGCGCCCCTCTCGACCGTCGGACGTGTGATGAATGCCCTGGGGCTGGGACGGCTCAGAAATCTTGAACCCAAGGTTCCAGTTCGCCGCTACCAGTGGGAGCGGCCTGGCGACATGATCCATGTCGACACCAAACAGCTGGCCAGGTTTGAGCGGGTCGGTCACCGGATCACCGGTGACCGTCGTCAAGGCTCTTCCCGAGGCGCCGGCTACGAGAAGGTGCACGTCGCCATCGACGACGCCACCCGCCTGGCGTATGTGGAGGTGCTGGCCGACGAGCAGAGGGCAACGACTGTTGGATTCCTGGCCCGTGCAGTCGGTTGGTTCTCGGAGCAGGGGATCACCTGCCGGAGGATCCTGTCGGATAACGGCTCCGCCTACCGCTCAGGGGATTGGCGAAAAGCCTGCCGGGCATTGGATCTGAAACCCATCCGCACCAAGCCCTATACGCCGCAAACCAACGGCAAGGCCGAGCGGTTTATCAAAACGATCCTGGCGGAATGGGCCTACGTGATCGCCTACCAGACATCAGAGGAACGCAACCGCTGGCTACGTCGC